In one window of Leifsonia sp. NPDC080035 DNA:
- the thrB gene encoding homoserine kinase, whose translation MTTAAVDLSGRAVAVKVPATSANLGPGFDTLGLALAQYDELRVSVRDAPGATVQVIGVGEGEVPTDESNLVVRAIAHTFESVGVPLPGLDLIARNSIPHGRGMGSSGAAIVSGIMAAKGLLEGVVEFSAQDLLALANDMEGHPDNVAPALFGGLTIAWVTPEGPRFKKLIVHRGVSPLVLVPEHVMSTALARSLQPQSVPHEDAVFNVSRSALLVAALIQSPELLHAATEDKLHQSYRASAMPETDRLITLLRASGFAAVVSGAGPSILVLCSDPSQRLAAAELVAREAQTAWQPLMLAVDFKGATVSQLPAQDADTPAA comes from the coding sequence GTGACGACCGCCGCCGTCGACCTGAGCGGCCGTGCGGTCGCGGTGAAGGTCCCGGCGACGAGCGCGAACCTCGGCCCCGGCTTCGACACGCTCGGGCTCGCGCTCGCGCAGTACGACGAGCTCCGCGTCTCCGTCCGCGATGCGCCCGGCGCGACCGTGCAGGTGATCGGCGTCGGCGAGGGCGAGGTGCCCACCGACGAGAGCAACCTCGTCGTCCGCGCCATCGCGCACACCTTCGAATCGGTCGGCGTCCCGCTTCCCGGGCTCGACCTGATCGCCCGCAACAGCATCCCGCACGGCCGGGGGATGGGCTCCTCCGGCGCCGCGATCGTCTCCGGCATCATGGCCGCGAAGGGCCTGCTGGAGGGGGTCGTCGAGTTCTCCGCACAGGACCTGCTCGCGCTGGCGAACGACATGGAGGGCCACCCGGACAACGTGGCTCCCGCGCTCTTCGGCGGCCTCACGATCGCCTGGGTGACCCCGGAGGGCCCGCGCTTCAAGAAGCTGATCGTGCATCGCGGCGTCTCGCCGCTGGTGCTGGTGCCGGAGCACGTGATGTCCACCGCTCTCGCGCGCAGCCTGCAGCCGCAGTCCGTGCCGCACGAGGACGCGGTGTTCAATGTGTCCCGTTCCGCCCTGCTCGTCGCCGCTCTCATCCAGAGCCCCGAGCTGCTGCACGCCGCGACGGAGGACAAGCTCCACCAGAGCTATCGCGCCTCGGCCATGCCGGAGACCGACCGGCTGATCACGCTGCTGCGCGCGAGCGGATTCGCCGCCGTCGTCTCCGGAGCGGGTCCGTCCATCCTGGTGCTCTGCAGCGACCCGAGCCAGCGGCTGGCCGCGGCGGAGCTGGTGGCCCGCGAGGCGCAGACGGCCTGGCAGCCGCTGATGCTCGCGGTCGACTTCAAGGGTGCGACGGTCTCGCAGCTGCCCGCACAGGACGCGGACACACCGGCCGCGTAG
- the thrC gene encoding threonine synthase, whose product MPEKSYSRQWRGVLREYADRLNISEATPIVTLGEGGTPLFPAAALSARTGANVFVKFEGMNPTGSFKDRGMTMAISKAVEHGAKAVICASTGNTSASAAAYATHAGIQAVVLVPEGKIAMGKLSQAIAHNAQLLQVQGNFDDCLDIARDLATNYPVHLVNSVNPDRIEGQKTAAFEVVEVLGDAPDFHIVPVGNAGNYTAYHRGYTEELQRGEATKLPRMFGFQAAGSAPIVLGHAVKDPDTIATAIRIGNPASWELALNARDDSDGYFGAIDDAKILEAHRILSAEVGIFVEPASAISVAGLLERSEAGVIPAGATVVLTVTGHGLKDPQWALRTADGSDVQPTVVPVDTAAIADVLGLAADAKAGA is encoded by the coding sequence ATGCCCGAGAAGTCCTACAGTCGTCAGTGGCGGGGCGTCCTCCGCGAGTACGCGGACCGCCTGAACATCTCCGAGGCCACTCCGATCGTCACGCTCGGCGAGGGCGGGACGCCCCTGTTCCCGGCGGCCGCGCTGTCCGCGCGCACCGGCGCGAACGTCTTCGTGAAGTTCGAGGGGATGAACCCCACCGGCTCCTTCAAGGACCGCGGCATGACGATGGCCATCTCCAAGGCCGTCGAGCACGGCGCGAAGGCGGTCATCTGCGCCTCGACCGGCAACACCTCCGCGTCGGCGGCCGCGTACGCCACGCACGCGGGCATCCAGGCGGTCGTCCTCGTCCCCGAGGGCAAGATCGCGATGGGCAAGCTCAGCCAGGCGATCGCGCACAACGCGCAGCTCCTCCAGGTGCAGGGCAACTTCGACGACTGTCTCGACATCGCGCGCGACCTCGCGACGAACTACCCCGTCCACCTCGTGAACTCGGTCAACCCTGACCGCATCGAGGGCCAGAAGACGGCCGCGTTCGAGGTCGTCGAGGTGCTCGGCGACGCGCCCGACTTCCACATCGTCCCCGTCGGCAACGCCGGCAACTACACCGCATACCACCGCGGCTACACCGAGGAGCTGCAGCGCGGCGAGGCCACGAAGCTGCCCAGGATGTTCGGCTTCCAGGCCGCGGGTAGCGCGCCGATCGTGCTCGGCCACGCCGTCAAGGACCCCGACACCATCGCCACCGCCATCCGCATCGGCAACCCGGCGTCGTGGGAGCTCGCCCTGAACGCCCGCGACGACAGCGACGGATACTTCGGCGCGATCGACGACGCCAAGATCCTGGAGGCGCACCGCATCCTCTCCGCCGAGGTCGGCATCTTCGTGGAGCCGGCGTCCGCGATCAGCGTCGCCGGCCTCCTGGAGCGGTCAGAGGCGGGCGTCATCCCCGCGGGAGCGACCGTCGTGCTCACCGTCACCGGTCACGGCCTGAAGGATCCGCAGTGGGCGCTCCGCACCGCGGACGGCTCCGACGTGCAGCCGACCGTCGTCCCCGTCGACACCGCCGCGATCGCCGACGTGCTCGGCCTCGCCGCCGACGCCAAGGCCGGCGCGTGA
- the rho gene encoding transcription termination factor Rho produces the protein MTDVELHAGGVDTSDLTSLKVAELQALAAQLGLQGASKLRKGELVAAIAAARAAADPQAEAPAERPADHATAASQVLIEPLIAEPAAPAEQAAPAEQAEAEEAAPAEPSAPAEAAAPADAEQPEAIAPAAEQAPATESRRRGPRRASSPDGTSIGAGTHVNTGETGVESLIPDVDALLDSALASREQAQREGQGGRRRRGRGSQSGQQDQAEAAEQTAADAQQGEQGADQQRAEQQNGDQQGGEQQQGGRSRRNRNRNKNNGQNGDQNQNGQQGGQSQPKDLQQGGEGEKQGQQNRGPQQNRENREAEGERSGRYRDRNRKRRGGPGDEFEPELSDDDVLLPVAGILDVLDNYAFVRTTGYLPGASDVYVSLGQVKKYNLRKGDAVVGAIRQPREGENNSRQKYNALVKVDSINGQTVEEAATRVEFGKLTPLYPQDRLRLETEPTKVTQRIIDLVAPIGKGQRGLIVAPPKAGKTIVMQQIANAITTNNPEVHLMVVLVDERPEEVTDMQRTVKGEVIASTFDRPAEDHTTVAELAIERAKRLVELGHDVVVLLDSITRLGRAYNLTAPASGRILSGGVDASALYPPKRFFGAARNIEHGGSLTILASALVETGSKMDEVIFEEFKGTGNMELRLSRQLADKRIFPAVDVNASGTRREEMLMGQDEVKITWKLRRALAGLDQQQALEIVLGRLKETSSNVEFLMQVQKSMPQPANGHGTAHSHGHENDHR, from the coding sequence GTGACTGATGTCGAACTCCACGCCGGGGGCGTGGACACCAGCGACCTGACCTCGCTCAAGGTGGCGGAGCTGCAGGCTCTCGCCGCACAGCTTGGTCTCCAGGGCGCGAGCAAGCTCCGCAAGGGCGAGCTGGTCGCGGCGATCGCCGCGGCCCGTGCCGCAGCGGACCCGCAGGCCGAGGCTCCGGCCGAGCGGCCGGCGGACCACGCGACCGCAGCGTCGCAGGTTCTCATCGAGCCGCTCATCGCCGAGCCGGCCGCTCCCGCCGAGCAGGCCGCTCCCGCCGAGCAGGCCGAGGCCGAGGAGGCCGCGCCGGCCGAGCCCAGCGCTCCGGCCGAGGCCGCGGCTCCGGCCGACGCCGAGCAGCCCGAGGCCATCGCGCCCGCCGCCGAGCAGGCGCCCGCGACCGAGTCGCGCCGCCGCGGCCCGCGTCGCGCCAGCAGCCCGGACGGCACCAGCATCGGTGCCGGCACCCACGTCAACACCGGCGAGACCGGTGTCGAGTCGCTCATCCCCGATGTGGATGCCCTGCTCGACTCGGCCCTCGCCTCCCGCGAGCAGGCGCAGCGCGAGGGCCAGGGCGGCCGTCGCCGTCGCGGTCGCGGCAGCCAGAGCGGCCAGCAGGACCAGGCCGAGGCCGCAGAGCAGACCGCCGCTGACGCCCAGCAGGGCGAGCAGGGCGCGGACCAGCAGCGGGCCGAGCAGCAGAACGGCGACCAGCAGGGCGGCGAGCAGCAGCAGGGCGGCCGCAGCCGTCGCAACCGCAACCGCAACAAGAACAACGGCCAGAACGGCGACCAGAACCAGAACGGTCAGCAGGGCGGCCAGAGCCAGCCGAAGGACCTTCAGCAGGGCGGCGAGGGCGAGAAGCAGGGCCAGCAGAACCGTGGCCCCCAGCAGAACCGCGAGAACCGCGAGGCCGAGGGCGAGCGCTCCGGCCGCTACCGCGACCGCAACCGCAAGCGCCGCGGTGGCCCCGGCGACGAGTTCGAGCCGGAGCTGAGCGACGACGACGTGCTGCTGCCCGTCGCCGGCATCCTCGACGTGCTGGACAACTACGCGTTCGTGCGCACCACCGGCTACCTCCCGGGCGCGAGCGATGTCTACGTGTCCCTCGGCCAGGTCAAGAAGTACAACCTGCGCAAGGGCGACGCCGTTGTCGGCGCCATCCGCCAGCCGCGTGAGGGCGAGAACAACAGCCGCCAGAAGTACAACGCGCTGGTGAAGGTCGACTCCATCAACGGCCAGACGGTCGAGGAGGCGGCGACCCGCGTCGAGTTCGGCAAGCTGACCCCGCTCTACCCGCAGGACCGCCTGCGCCTGGAGACCGAGCCCACCAAGGTCACCCAGCGCATCATCGACCTGGTCGCGCCGATCGGAAAGGGCCAGCGCGGTCTCATCGTCGCGCCCCCGAAGGCCGGCAAGACGATCGTGATGCAGCAGATCGCGAACGCGATCACCACGAACAACCCCGAGGTGCACCTGATGGTCGTCCTGGTGGACGAGCGTCCGGAAGAGGTCACCGACATGCAGCGCACGGTGAAGGGCGAGGTCATCGCCTCGACCTTCGACCGCCCTGCGGAGGACCACACCACCGTCGCGGAGCTGGCGATCGAGCGCGCCAAGCGCCTGGTCGAGCTCGGTCACGACGTCGTCGTGCTGCTCGACTCGATCACCCGCCTCGGCCGCGCGTACAACCTCACGGCTCCGGCCTCGGGCCGCATCCTCTCCGGCGGTGTCGACGCGTCCGCGCTGTACCCGCCGAAGCGCTTCTTCGGCGCCGCGCGCAACATCGAGCACGGTGGTTCGCTCACCATCCTCGCGTCGGCCCTCGTCGAGACCGGCTCGAAGATGGACGAGGTGATCTTCGAGGAGTTCAAGGGCACCGGCAACATGGAGCTGCGCCTGTCGCGTCAGCTCGCCGACAAGCGGATCTTCCCGGCCGTCGACGTCAACGCCTCCGGCACCCGTCGCGAGGAGATGCTGATGGGTCAGGACGAGGTCAAGATCACCTGGAAGCTGCGTCGCGCCCTCGCCGGCCTCGACCAGCAGCAGGCCCTGGAGATCGTGCTCGGCCGTCTGAAGGAGACCTCGAGCAACGTCGAGTTCCTCATGCAGGTGCAGAAGTCGATGCCGCAGCCGGCCAACGGCCACGGCACCGCGCACTCGCACGGCCACGAGAACGACCACCGCTAG
- a CDS encoding homoserine dehydrogenase, with the protein MIEYRNLRVALLGAGSVGSQVARLLLEQGDEFASRIGAKLELVGIAVRDIDAPRDVDLPRELLTTDASSLILGADIVVELMGGVEPARGYVLEALNSGADVITANKALLATHGPELFEAAEQVGAQLYYEAAVAGAIPIIRPLRDSLAGDRVNRILGIVNGTTNFILDRMDVTGETLADALATATERGYAEADPTADIGGYDAAQKAAILASLAFHTTVPLDRVYREGITSVTKEQVDAAREGGSVIKLLAICERLTDPETGEEGVSARVYPALIGREHPLAAVRGAHNAVFVQAAAAGDLMFYGAGAGGVETASAVLGDVVSAARRHVVGGPGVAESTHADLPVLDIGRVVTRYQITLEVADQPGVLAAVARILSDGGVSVENVQQSVPTGTGVVVISGNAAIHGAGAPTATLVIGTHEAEEAALAATVEALAASDVVIAISSVLRVEGS; encoded by the coding sequence ATGATCGAGTACCGCAACCTCCGGGTGGCCCTGCTTGGCGCCGGCTCGGTCGGCTCGCAGGTCGCGCGCCTGCTGCTGGAGCAGGGGGACGAGTTCGCCTCGCGCATCGGCGCGAAGCTGGAGCTCGTCGGCATCGCCGTGCGCGACATCGACGCGCCCCGCGACGTCGACCTGCCGCGTGAGCTGCTCACCACCGACGCCAGCTCGCTCATCCTCGGCGCCGACATCGTCGTGGAGCTGATGGGCGGCGTGGAGCCTGCGCGCGGGTACGTGCTGGAGGCGCTGAACTCCGGCGCCGACGTGATCACCGCCAACAAGGCGCTGCTGGCGACGCACGGCCCCGAGCTGTTCGAGGCCGCGGAGCAGGTCGGCGCCCAGCTCTACTACGAGGCCGCGGTCGCCGGGGCCATCCCGATCATCCGCCCGCTGCGCGACAGCCTCGCCGGCGACAGGGTCAACCGCATCCTCGGCATCGTCAACGGCACCACCAACTTCATCCTCGACCGGATGGACGTCACCGGCGAGACCCTCGCCGACGCGCTCGCGACGGCGACCGAGCGCGGCTACGCCGAGGCGGACCCCACCGCCGACATCGGCGGCTACGACGCCGCGCAGAAGGCGGCCATCCTCGCGAGCCTCGCCTTCCACACCACCGTCCCGCTCGACCGCGTCTACCGGGAGGGCATCACGTCGGTGACCAAGGAGCAGGTGGATGCGGCCCGCGAGGGCGGCTCCGTCATCAAGCTGCTCGCCATCTGCGAGCGCCTGACCGACCCGGAGACGGGGGAGGAGGGCGTCTCCGCCCGCGTCTACCCGGCCCTGATCGGCCGCGAGCACCCGCTCGCCGCCGTGCGCGGCGCGCACAACGCGGTCTTCGTGCAGGCCGCCGCCGCCGGCGACCTGATGTTCTACGGCGCGGGGGCCGGCGGTGTCGAGACCGCCTCCGCCGTGCTCGGCGACGTGGTCTCGGCCGCTCGCCGGCACGTGGTCGGCGGACCGGGCGTGGCCGAGTCCACCCACGCCGACCTTCCGGTGCTCGACATCGGCCGCGTCGTCACCCGCTACCAGATCACGCTCGAGGTGGCGGACCAGCCGGGCGTGCTCGCCGCGGTCGCGCGCATCCTGAGCGACGGCGGCGTCAGCGTCGAGAACGTGCAGCAGTCGGTGCCGACCGGCACCGGCGTCGTCGTCATCTCCGGTAACGCTGCGATTCACGGCGCGGGCGCGCCCACCGCTACCCTGGTGATCGGCACCCATGAAGCCGAGGAGGCCGCGCTCGCGGCCACCGTGGAGGCGCTCGCGGCCAGCGATGTGGTGATCGCCATCTCTTCCGTTCTCCGAGTCGAAGGATCGTAA
- the prfA gene encoding peptide chain release factor 1, translating into MFESVSGLIAEHDDLQQQLSDPELHSDPVRSKKVNRRYAELSRIVAAYNEWKQLSDDLEAARELAAEDAAFAEEIPGLEQSLEETGERLRRLLIPRDPNDSRDVIMEIKMGEGGAESALFAGDLLRMYLHYADSKRWKAEIIEQTSSDLGGIKDVQVAFKGSSSDPAEGVWAHLKYEGGVHRVQRVPATESQGRIHTSAAGVLVFPEVDEPEEVDINQNDLKIDVFRSSGPGGQSVNTTDSAVRITHVPTGIVVSMQNEKSQLQNREAAMRVLRARLLAKQQEEADAEAAEFRKGQIRTMDRSERIRTYNFPENRIADHRTGYKAYNLDAVMNGALDPVIGSNILADEEARLADLAND; encoded by the coding sequence ATGTTCGAGTCGGTCAGCGGCCTCATCGCCGAGCACGACGACCTCCAGCAGCAGCTCTCCGACCCCGAGCTGCACAGCGATCCGGTCCGCTCGAAGAAGGTGAACCGCCGCTACGCCGAGCTCTCCCGCATCGTCGCCGCGTACAACGAGTGGAAGCAGCTGTCCGACGACCTGGAGGCGGCGCGCGAGCTGGCGGCGGAGGATGCGGCGTTCGCCGAGGAGATCCCCGGGCTCGAGCAGTCGCTGGAGGAGACGGGGGAGCGCCTGCGTCGTCTGCTCATCCCGCGCGACCCCAACGACAGCCGCGACGTCATCATGGAGATCAAGATGGGCGAGGGCGGCGCCGAGTCTGCGCTGTTCGCGGGCGACCTGCTGCGGATGTACCTGCACTACGCCGACTCGAAGCGCTGGAAGGCCGAGATCATCGAGCAGACCTCGAGCGACCTCGGCGGCATCAAGGACGTCCAGGTCGCCTTCAAAGGCTCCTCCAGCGACCCCGCGGAGGGCGTCTGGGCGCACCTCAAGTACGAAGGCGGCGTGCACCGCGTGCAGCGCGTGCCCGCGACCGAGTCGCAGGGACGCATCCACACCTCCGCCGCCGGCGTCCTGGTCTTCCCGGAGGTTGACGAGCCGGAGGAGGTCGACATCAACCAGAACGACCTCAAGATCGACGTGTTCCGCTCGTCCGGCCCCGGCGGCCAGTCGGTCAACACGACCGACTCCGCGGTGCGCATCACGCACGTGCCGACCGGGATCGTCGTCTCGATGCAGAACGAGAAGAGCCAGCTGCAGAACCGCGAGGCGGCGATGCGCGTGCTGCGCGCCCGGCTGCTGGCGAAGCAGCAGGAGGAGGCGGACGCCGAGGCCGCGGAGTTCCGCAAGGGCCAGATCCGCACGATGGACCGCTCGGAGCGCATCCGCACGTACAACTTCCCGGAGAACCGGATCGCGGACCACCGCACCGGCTACAAGGCCTACAACCTCGACGCGGTGATGAACGGCGCGCTCGACCCCGTCATCGGGTCCAACATCCTCGCCGATGAAGAGGCCCGCCTGGCCGACCTGGCCAACGACTGA
- the epsC gene encoding serine O-acetyltransferase EpsC has translation MPIFRAREDIRNARTHDPAARGSFEVAAVYSGLHAVWAYRVAHRLWRSGFRMPARFLSQFARFLTGIEIHPGARIGRRFFIDHGMGVVIGETTWIGDDVMLYHGVTLGGRGSGHGKRHPTIHDGVTVGAGAKVLGAITIGTRTVIGANAVVVHDAPPDSVLTGVPARARPRSGHEQIAGDDYLDPALYI, from the coding sequence GTGCCGATCTTCCGGGCGCGGGAGGACATCCGCAACGCGCGCACGCACGACCCCGCAGCGCGCGGCTCCTTCGAGGTCGCCGCCGTGTACTCGGGTCTGCACGCCGTGTGGGCGTATCGGGTCGCGCACCGGCTGTGGCGCTCCGGGTTCCGGATGCCGGCGCGCTTCCTGTCGCAGTTCGCCCGCTTCCTGACCGGGATCGAGATCCACCCCGGTGCGCGGATCGGGCGCCGGTTCTTCATCGACCACGGGATGGGCGTCGTCATCGGGGAGACCACCTGGATCGGCGACGACGTGATGCTCTACCACGGCGTGACGCTGGGCGGCCGCGGCAGCGGGCACGGAAAGCGACATCCCACCATCCACGACGGGGTGACAGTGGGCGCGGGCGCGAAGGTGCTCGGCGCCATCACCATCGGCACGCGCACGGTCATCGGCGCGAACGCCGTCGTCGTGCACGACGCCCCGCCGGACTCGGTCCTCACCGGCGTACCCGCCCGGGCCCGCCCCCGCTCCGGCCACGAGCAGATCGCCGGCGACGACTACCTCGACCCCGCCCTCTACATCTGA